A genomic stretch from Sulfurimonas sediminis includes:
- a CDS encoding EF-hand domain-containing protein → MKTKILAVAGIFLASVSLLAVGPGRGMNQSSFTTFDVNGDGVITQQEFMDVRAEKQAARSAQGYPMRNAANAPTFESIDTNGDGKITQTEFSNFRATRMRGRGQGMNR, encoded by the coding sequence ATGAAAACGAAAATATTAGCAGTGGCAGGAATTTTTCTTGCTTCGGTGTCTCTTTTAGCGGTAGGACCTGGAAGAGGGATGAATCAATCAAGCTTTACTACATTTGATGTAAACGGTGATGGTGTAATTACACAACAAGAATTTATGGATGTTAGAGCAGAAAAACAAGCAGCCCGATCGGCACAAGGGTATCCAATGCGAAATGCTGCAAACGCACCAACATTTGAAAGTATAGATACAAATGGTGATGGAAAAATTACACAAACTGAGTTTAGTAACTTCAGAGCAACGCGTATGAGGGGAAGAGGACAGGGGATGAATCGCTAG
- a CDS encoding peptidylprolyl isomerase — MAWATARHILVDSEEKCNELKKEIENGADFSEVAKANSTCPSSANGGDLGQFGPGQMVPEFDKAVFSGDVGVVYGPIQTQFGYHLLEVTGRG; from the coding sequence ATGGCATGGGCAACAGCGAGACATATACTAGTAGATAGTGAAGAAAAGTGTAATGAATTAAAAAAAGAGATAGAAAACGGAGCAGATTTTTCGGAGGTAGCAAAAGCAAACTCAACATGTCCTTCTTCGGCAAACGGCGGAGATTTGGGGCAGTTTGGTCCGGGGCAGATGGTGCCTGAATTTGACAAGGCAGTCTTTAGCGGGGATGTCGGTGTTGTGTACGGACCGATTCAAACACAGTTTGGCTACCATCTTTTAGAAGTGACAGGCAGAGGGTAA
- a CDS encoding AAA family ATPase yields MTLIGQIDRILFESEGFFIAVLKSGEKISGTYFESDVESIKGSAITLEGEWVEHKKYGKTFKFETLKVNQNELFFFLNKIIKGFTKKLSADLIEHFGAEALVDILDNDIEKLLEFKGIKEKRLKKIQASWKQFRSMRRLGEFLSPYDVTPTLLTTIATAMKDVDEPCTKIKENPYILTNINSIGFKRADELALKMGVALENEQRISSAMDYVLLNYCEAQGNSCISKEVLFSGLDELLGFVNKQNLYEAALVERVAEQSIVIMKNERVSPARLYDAEKFLYDDFTTRAKLDSGGFVKDLEGFLAETSLKLGEQQRSAVEMINNGASLLFLVGYAGTGKSTTSKTILELLNTRYDKKEIITCALSGIASQRISDTTGFESATIQSLLVKHEGSDKFPYCVVLIDEASMINSSLFARVMHKISKKAIVIIVGDDAQLPPIGAGNVLSDVLTLELAPTVKLTQIYRQSEEQAITLIANQIRQAEIPEYRQKYEDFEFVDVSIQNYYALKNQLSQEELKNLRDENSQQIITEIIHRVVASIEKARYRLSNKQIKEYLNYFQVITPMKGGILGANNLNKVLQEYFNPNPKKCVKRGEMEFRLMDKVVHTKNENMVSWSSERFKEGEEANERRIFNGMSGLLFKIDEEEEQVFVFYPNEDVVVRYEYEELKSHLMLSYALTIHKVQGMEYDIVVIPMSFIHYIMHNTKLIYTAITRAKHKCIVIGEGGAFDNACRRVDVTRRDTVLLELQQINFKS; encoded by the coding sequence ATGACACTCATAGGTCAGATCGACAGAATTCTTTTTGAATCCGAAGGTTTTTTTATTGCTGTTTTAAAAAGTGGTGAGAAAATCAGCGGGACTTATTTTGAGAGTGATGTTGAGAGTATTAAGGGGTCTGCTATTACGCTTGAGGGGGAGTGGGTTGAACATAAAAAGTATGGAAAGACTTTTAAGTTTGAGACACTCAAAGTCAACCAGAACGAACTCTTTTTCTTTTTAAACAAAATCATCAAAGGCTTTACAAAAAAACTCTCTGCGGATTTGATTGAGCATTTCGGTGCAGAAGCTCTTGTGGATATTTTGGACAATGATATTGAAAAACTGCTGGAATTTAAAGGCATTAAAGAAAAACGCCTCAAAAAGATTCAGGCTTCTTGGAAACAGTTTCGATCTATGCGTCGGCTTGGGGAATTTTTAAGTCCTTATGATGTGACACCGACACTGCTGACGACTATTGCCACAGCGATGAAAGATGTGGATGAACCCTGCACAAAAATCAAAGAAAACCCCTATATTCTTACAAATATTAACTCTATAGGCTTTAAACGGGCAGATGAACTTGCACTGAAAATGGGTGTTGCTCTTGAGAATGAGCAACGCATTAGTTCGGCAATGGATTATGTACTCTTAAACTACTGTGAGGCACAGGGAAACAGCTGTATAAGCAAAGAGGTGCTTTTTAGCGGGCTGGATGAACTGCTCGGGTTTGTCAACAAGCAAAACCTGTATGAAGCGGCTTTGGTGGAGCGGGTAGCTGAGCAGAGCATTGTGATTATGAAAAACGAACGAGTCTCTCCTGCACGGCTGTATGATGCCGAGAAGTTTTTGTATGATGATTTTACAACGCGAGCAAAACTTGACAGCGGGGGATTTGTCAAAGATCTTGAAGGATTTTTGGCTGAAACCTCTTTAAAACTCGGAGAGCAGCAAAGAAGTGCCGTTGAGATGATAAACAACGGAGCCTCTTTGCTCTTTTTAGTCGGGTACGCAGGAACGGGAAAGAGTACGACAAGTAAAACAATTTTAGAACTGCTCAACACCCGGTATGACAAAAAAGAGATCATTACATGTGCTTTGAGTGGCATAGCTTCCCAGCGTATTAGCGATACAACAGGTTTTGAGTCTGCTACTATACAGTCACTGTTGGTCAAACATGAGGGGAGTGACAAGTTTCCCTATTGTGTTGTATTAATCGATGAAGCTTCTATGATAAACTCTTCATTGTTTGCACGGGTGATGCACAAGATTTCAAAAAAGGCTATTGTAATTATTGTCGGAGATGATGCACAGTTGCCTCCTATTGGAGCGGGAAATGTCTTGAGTGATGTACTGACGCTTGAACTTGCCCCTACTGTGAAACTGACGCAGATTTACAGACAGAGTGAAGAACAGGCGATTACCCTCATCGCTAATCAAATCCGTCAGGCAGAGATTCCAGAATATCGGCAAAAATATGAAGATTTCGAGTTTGTCGATGTCAGTATTCAAAACTATTATGCTCTGAAAAATCAACTCTCGCAAGAGGAGTTGAAAAATCTAAGAGATGAGAACTCACAACAGATTATTACCGAGATTATTCACCGGGTTGTTGCCTCCATAGAAAAAGCTAGATACCGACTCAGTAACAAGCAGATCAAAGAGTACCTGAACTATTTTCAGGTCATCACACCCATGAAGGGCGGTATTTTAGGTGCAAATAATCTTAATAAAGTTTTACAGGAATATTTTAATCCCAATCCAAAAAAGTGTGTCAAGCGAGGAGAAATGGAGTTTCGTCTGATGGACAAGGTTGTGCATACGAAAAATGAAAATATGGTTTCTTGGAGTAGTGAGAGATTTAAAGAGGGTGAAGAGGCAAATGAGCGAAGAATTTTCAATGGTATGAGCGGATTACTTTTTAAGATTGATGAAGAAGAGGAGCAAGTTTTTGTTTTTTACCCTAATGAAGATGTCGTTGTCCGGTATGAATATGAAGAACTTAAATCTCATCTTATGCTCTCCTACGCACTTACTATCCATAAAGTACAAGGTATGGAGTATGATATTGTGGTGATTCCTATGAGTTTCATACATTATATCATGCACAACACAAAGTTGATATATACTGCCATTACACGAGCAAAGCACAAATGCATAGTAATAGGTGAGGGAGGAGCATTTGACAATGCTTGCAGACGGGTCGATGTGACTAGAAGAGATACCGTATTGTTGGAGTTACAACAAATAAATTTTAAATCATAA
- the mqnP gene encoding menaquinone biosynthesis prenyltransferase MqnP, translating into MQRVIQKAKDFNELVMFEHSIFSLPFIFIAMIVAADGWFGLWLLVLGVLAALSARNFAMGVNRYADRDIDAKNPRTSSRPNVDGRLDRGSILIFIIVNALIFIAVAYMINSLAFALSIPILIVLAAYSYFKRFSSLAHVVLGVALGLAPIAGVVAVNAAIPLWSVLLSLGVIFWVAGFDLLYSLQDIDFDKENDLYSIPSRYGAEATLFISALFHALAVLFWLLFVWAADLGMFAYAAALGSGFVLYYEQMLVRKDFTKIDRAFFTVNGYLGIAFLILIIIDRTLS; encoded by the coding sequence TTGCAAAGAGTAATACAAAAAGCAAAAGATTTTAATGAACTTGTGATGTTTGAACACTCCATCTTTTCCCTGCCATTCATTTTTATAGCGATGATAGTGGCAGCGGATGGTTGGTTTGGTTTATGGCTTTTGGTTCTTGGTGTTTTGGCAGCACTCAGTGCGAGAAACTTTGCGATGGGTGTGAACCGTTATGCTGATCGTGATATTGATGCAAAAAATCCAAGAACAAGCAGCCGTCCGAATGTAGACGGCAGACTTGACAGGGGAAGCATACTTATATTTATAATTGTCAATGCCCTTATTTTCATTGCCGTAGCCTATATGATAAATTCTCTTGCCTTTGCTCTGAGTATTCCTATTTTGATTGTTTTGGCAGCGTACTCCTACTTTAAACGTTTCTCCTCTTTGGCACATGTGGTTTTGGGTGTAGCACTTGGACTGGCCCCGATTGCCGGAGTGGTTGCGGTCAATGCGGCGATACCTTTATGGTCTGTCCTGCTCTCTTTGGGTGTCATTTTTTGGGTTGCAGGGTTTGATCTGCTCTATTCTTTACAGGATATAGATTTTGACAAAGAGAATGATTTGTACTCCATTCCGTCGCGTTACGGAGCAGAGGCAACACTCTTCATTTCTGCTCTTTTTCATGCCCTGGCTGTTTTGTTCTGGCTGCTTTTTGTATGGGCGGCAGATCTTGGCATGTTTGCATACGCAGCGGCTCTGGGCAGTGGTTTTGTACTTTATTATGAGCAAATGCTCGTACGAAAAGATTTTACAAAAATAGACCGTGCTTTTTTTACCGTCAACGGCTATCTGGGCATTGCCTTTTTAATTTTAATAATTATTGACAGGACACTCTCATGA
- a CDS encoding M16 family metallopeptidase, translating into MKLFFIILAIGQIIMAAQIDYIEVKGIKVPLIFEQDTRLPLVNTQIVFTNSGTITDTKIPGLAKFSSKLLNEGTKKLGSNGFSEELESRAIHISANTGSETFVIEVSSLKDEFENATKFLNTLLKDPNYSEAALSKVKTMTLGALSRKENDYDYVASNELKKLLFPNTPLAQPASGTVESVKSIELDDVKEFVKQHLVVARAIIVIGGDLDIKEVKENMAKILNTLPKGKSEPLPHFQASDKPKESILKRETEQAYIYFGSPYNMAVNDEEYYKARVATFILGTGGFGSRLMEEIRVKRGLAYSAYARVHVNKSVSYLDGYLQTKLDSMDEAKKTVINVISEFVHKGVTKEELEQTKKFLLGSEPLRVETMSQRLQRTFMDYYKGFPLNHSETELQKIKKLKLKDLNDFVKKHTEILEQSFAIVTK; encoded by the coding sequence ATGAAACTTTTTTTTATAATATTAGCAATAGGACAGATAATTATGGCAGCACAAATAGACTATATAGAAGTAAAAGGGATTAAAGTCCCGCTTATTTTTGAACAGGACACAAGACTTCCCCTTGTCAATACGCAGATTGTGTTTACAAACAGCGGAACGATAACAGATACAAAAATACCGGGATTGGCAAAATTTTCTTCAAAACTTCTCAATGAGGGAACAAAAAAACTGGGTTCAAACGGCTTTTCTGAGGAGCTTGAATCACGGGCGATTCATATATCTGCAAATACAGGCAGTGAGACTTTTGTCATAGAAGTGAGTTCACTCAAAGATGAATTTGAAAATGCTACAAAATTTTTAAATACTCTGCTCAAGGACCCAAACTACAGTGAGGCAGCGCTTTCCAAAGTCAAAACAATGACGCTTGGAGCCCTGAGCCGTAAAGAGAATGACTATGACTATGTTGCATCAAACGAACTCAAAAAACTTCTTTTTCCAAACACCCCGCTGGCACAGCCTGCATCGGGTACGGTAGAAAGCGTAAAAAGCATAGAACTAGACGATGTAAAAGAGTTTGTGAAGCAGCATTTGGTTGTGGCACGTGCTATCATTGTTATAGGCGGTGATCTTGATATAAAAGAAGTCAAAGAAAATATGGCAAAAATTTTAAACACACTGCCAAAAGGCAAAAGTGAACCTCTGCCGCATTTTCAAGCGAGTGACAAGCCAAAAGAGAGTATTTTAAAACGAGAGACAGAACAGGCATATATCTATTTCGGCTCACCGTATAATATGGCCGTAAATGATGAAGAGTATTACAAAGCCAGAGTGGCAACATTTATACTCGGTACGGGTGGTTTTGGCAGTCGTCTAATGGAAGAGATTCGTGTCAAACGCGGACTTGCCTACTCCGCCTATGCGCGTGTACATGTAAACAAGTCTGTTTCATACCTAGACGGATACCTGCAAACCAAACTTGACTCAATGGATGAGGCGAAAAAAACAGTCATAAATGTTATTTCCGAATTTGTTCACAAAGGTGTAACTAAAGAAGAACTTGAACAGACAAAGAAATTTCTTCTCGGCAGTGAACCGTTACGGGTAGAAACTATGAGTCAGCGACTCCAACGCACCTTTATGGACTACTACAAAGGCTTTCCCCTGAACCACTCAGAAACAGAACTGCAAAAAATTAAAAAATTAAAACTCAAAGATTTGAATGATTTTGTAAAAAAACATACAGAAATCCTAGAGCAGAGTTTTGCGATAGTTACGAAGTAA
- the aguB gene encoding N-carbamoylputrescine amidase, whose protein sequence is MSKPVKVAAIQMSMSEEKNANVLKAEQFVREAAAEGAQIILLPELFEGLYFCKDMDEKYFAWAQPLENNALIQHFAALAKELCIVVLVSYFEKADEGYFNSLVVVNIDGMVMENYRKTHIPDGPGYEEKFYFKPGDTGFKVYETTYGKIGVGICWDQWFCETARALTLMGAEIIFYPTAIGSEPEIGLDSKEHWQRVQMGHAATNTVPVVVANRTGEEKGESCELTFYGSSFITDYTGAKIAEASRDKEEIIYGEFDLAENARQREYWGLLRDRRPEMYYHSKICSK, encoded by the coding sequence ATGAGTAAACCGGTAAAAGTAGCTGCAATTCAGATGAGTATGAGTGAAGAGAAAAACGCCAATGTTTTAAAAGCTGAGCAGTTTGTTCGTGAAGCTGCTGCTGAGGGTGCACAAATCATACTTTTACCGGAACTTTTTGAAGGACTCTATTTTTGTAAAGATATGGATGAAAAATACTTTGCATGGGCACAGCCTTTAGAAAATAACGCACTGATACAACATTTTGCAGCTTTGGCAAAAGAGTTGTGTATCGTTGTCTTAGTGAGCTATTTCGAAAAAGCAGATGAGGGATACTTTAATTCGCTTGTTGTAGTCAATATAGATGGAATGGTGATGGAAAATTACAGAAAAACACATATTCCAGACGGTCCGGGATATGAAGAGAAATTCTATTTCAAACCAGGAGATACAGGCTTTAAAGTTTATGAGACGACTTATGGAAAAATAGGTGTGGGTATCTGCTGGGATCAGTGGTTTTGTGAAACAGCACGGGCATTGACATTGATGGGTGCAGAGATTATTTTTTATCCGACAGCTATAGGGAGTGAACCTGAAATCGGGTTGGATTCAAAAGAGCATTGGCAACGGGTGCAGATGGGACATGCCGCGACAAATACCGTACCGGTTGTTGTTGCAAACCGTACAGGAGAAGAAAAAGGGGAGAGCTGTGAATTGACTTTTTACGGTTCTTCTTTTATCACAGATTATACCGGCGCAAAGATTGCCGAAGCTTCACGTGACAAGGAAGAGATAATTTACGGTGAATTTGACCTGGCAGAGAATGCCAGACAGAGAGAGTATTGGGGACTTTTACGGGACAGACGTCCGGAAATGTATTACCATTCTAAAATTTGTTCAAAATAA
- the miaA gene encoding tRNA (adenosine(37)-N6)-dimethylallyltransferase MiaA: MSFKQIAIIGPTASGKSDLAISVTQHTNACILSIDSLSIYKEIDIVSAKPSKEELAQIKHYGINELFVNEYFSVDIFIDLYKKVRLTCKEENKNLIIVGGTSFYLKSLLDGLSTLPDISAEHRLHVKERLQDLQASYDFLTKIDAEYMQKITPRDKYRIEKALLIYEASGITPSQWFNQNPPKPVITDLQIYNIDAERDILRQRIQKRTQKMYETGLIDEVCFLEQKYTRAPHAMGAIGIVEVLDYLDGKTDKDTMLSLISTHTAQLAKRQQTFNRTQFQNVTSAKLEDLPELILNKF, encoded by the coding sequence ATGAGTTTCAAACAGATTGCCATTATAGGACCCACTGCCTCTGGAAAAAGTGACTTGGCCATCAGCGTTACACAGCATACAAATGCCTGCATTCTCTCCATAGACTCTTTGAGTATCTACAAAGAGATAGATATCGTCTCGGCAAAACCATCCAAAGAAGAGCTTGCACAAATCAAACATTACGGTATCAATGAACTCTTTGTCAATGAATATTTCAGTGTTGATATTTTTATAGATTTGTATAAAAAAGTACGCCTTACATGTAAAGAAGAGAACAAAAACCTCATCATCGTCGGCGGTACCTCTTTTTACCTCAAATCTTTGCTTGACGGGCTTTCAACCTTGCCGGACATTAGCGCAGAGCATCGCTTACATGTAAAGGAGAGACTCCAGGACTTGCAGGCATCGTATGATTTTTTAACAAAAATTGATGCAGAGTATATGCAAAAAATAACCCCGCGTGACAAATACCGCATAGAAAAAGCACTCTTGATTTATGAGGCTTCAGGCATCACACCAAGCCAATGGTTTAACCAAAACCCTCCAAAGCCTGTCATTACAGATTTGCAGATTTACAATATTGATGCAGAAAGAGACATTTTGCGCCAACGCATCCAAAAAAGAACACAAAAGATGTACGAAACTGGACTTATTGACGAGGTCTGTTTTTTGGAACAAAAATATACAAGAGCACCGCATGCCATGGGTGCCATCGGAATTGTGGAAGTTTTAGATTATCTTGACGGCAAGACAGACAAAGATACCATGCTCTCGCTTATCTCCACGCACACTGCCCAGCTTGCAAAAAGACAACAGACGTTTAACCGCACTCAGTTTCAAAATGTAACAAGTGCAAAGCTTGAAGATTTACCAGAGCTTATTTTGAACAAATTTTAG
- a CDS encoding FIST N-terminal domain-containing protein has translation MKQYNHIYRGLDGFDSFLQEAAIDVNQKNILIQLFSSLESKEALQKTAAEIYAVFTDAVLIGASAAGEIANGEMIDSSTVVSITLFEKTTLHAYYERREDSYTLGHSLSKKIFDKETKCVITFLDGLRHNGEEYLEGLSSCNFNHAVIAGGMAADMLHFQQTYTVFEDKVFDGGAVCVALQGKALEVFQDYNLGWRAVGPTFMITKSEGARVYEIDNRPVKDVYAEVLGDFAVDNMPASTIEFPLICQEKEMPVARSMLSVFDDGSLLYGGNLAEGEEVRFGIGSRTLVNQYTLKEGIPDTDSLQACFIYSCIARKQFLDKELEKIFRLLENIAPTSGFFTFGEFFLNEKKARLLNITTTILFLREKGTQTRKHTLNEKRKLKNSSKTDSALFNLIDYVTTELKEKERHFKASKFKLDEFLKALDSVVIISRTDTLGNITYVNERFEEVSGYKKEELIGQSHSIVRDPNVPDEVFAEMWRAIKKGNIWQGEFANRAKNGSSYYVKSSIIPIHDENNEIIEYMAIREDVTSLVESRKKAEAAETAQAMFLANMSHEIRTPMNGILGFTELLSKTRLDATQEKYLNVISSSTKTLLNIVNDILDSSKITNNKISLEKVPLNPFVEFATTYELLKSVADEKGLQYTLEIDNAISACVYSDATRLRQVMINLLSNAIKFTPECGTVKFSISLVSETETQQRVHFSIKDSGIGIAQDKLEEIFKPFAQAETSITRRFGGTGLGLSISADLLHVFGSELQVESVEDKGSEFFFYLDFDLCNAEEETLQEENIYGECQEEGVCDKLSLHVLVAEDYEINRMLIESIFKKYINVTLEFAHNGKEAVDKVAQNEYDLVFMDINMPVMNGLEATKLIRKELQSDVAIVALTANAIKGDREKFLACGMNEYLSKPIDSAELETILSKYSKKQRDAIQVDIEKILLQVNKKVGVSKEVGLKLLKLFLESLHELVPLLEDAFVKEDNKKIYETAHKIKGAAGALFLEELYTLMQETEKSALEENALEHKNKIEVLYEYIEAFETGVAQYH, from the coding sequence ATGAAACAGTACAATCATATATATAGAGGTTTGGATGGTTTTGACAGCTTTTTGCAAGAGGCAGCCATTGATGTAAATCAAAAAAATATTTTAATTCAACTGTTCAGCTCTTTGGAGTCAAAAGAGGCACTGCAAAAAACCGCTGCAGAGATATACGCGGTTTTTACAGATGCGGTACTCATCGGTGCTTCTGCTGCAGGAGAGATTGCCAACGGAGAGATGATAGACAGCAGTACGGTTGTCAGCATAACACTTTTTGAAAAAACAACATTGCATGCATATTATGAAAGAAGAGAGGACTCTTATACACTCGGGCATTCTTTGTCAAAAAAGATTTTTGACAAAGAGACAAAATGTGTCATTACCTTTTTGGACGGTCTGCGGCATAACGGAGAGGAGTATCTTGAAGGACTCTCCTCTTGCAATTTCAATCATGCGGTCATTGCCGGAGGTATGGCTGCCGATATGCTTCATTTTCAACAGACCTATACAGTTTTTGAAGACAAAGTGTTTGACGGTGGTGCGGTATGTGTTGCTCTGCAAGGGAAAGCACTGGAAGTGTTTCAGGATTATAATCTGGGTTGGAGAGCTGTCGGTCCGACGTTTATGATTACAAAATCCGAAGGCGCAAGAGTATATGAAATTGATAACCGTCCGGTTAAAGATGTGTATGCCGAAGTGCTTGGTGATTTTGCCGTGGACAATATGCCGGCTTCAACGATAGAATTTCCGCTTATCTGCCAGGAAAAAGAGATGCCTGTCGCAAGATCTATGCTGAGTGTGTTTGATGATGGAAGTCTATTGTACGGCGGTAATTTGGCGGAGGGAGAAGAGGTGCGTTTTGGTATAGGCAGCAGAACTCTTGTGAACCAGTATACTCTCAAAGAAGGCATACCGGATACAGACTCTTTGCAGGCCTGCTTTATCTACTCCTGTATTGCAAGAAAACAGTTTTTGGACAAAGAACTTGAGAAAATATTTCGATTGCTTGAAAACATTGCACCAACCAGCGGTTTTTTTACTTTTGGAGAGTTTTTCTTAAATGAAAAAAAAGCAAGACTGCTCAATATCACGACAACAATTCTGTTTTTGCGTGAAAAGGGGACCCAAACACGCAAGCATACATTGAATGAAAAAAGAAAACTGAAAAACAGTTCTAAAACAGACAGTGCCCTTTTTAATCTGATTGACTATGTGACAACTGAACTCAAAGAAAAAGAGAGACACTTTAAAGCTTCAAAGTTTAAACTTGACGAGTTTTTAAAAGCGCTTGACAGTGTTGTTATTATTTCAAGAACAGACACTCTGGGAAACATTACCTATGTGAATGAACGTTTTGAAGAGGTGAGCGGATATAAAAAAGAAGAACTTATCGGTCAGTCACATAGTATTGTCCGTGATCCGAATGTGCCGGATGAGGTCTTTGCCGAGATGTGGAGAGCAATAAAAAAAGGAAATATCTGGCAGGGAGAGTTTGCCAACAGGGCAAAAAACGGCAGCAGTTACTATGTCAAAAGCTCTATTATTCCCATTCATGATGAAAATAATGAAATTATAGAATATATGGCAATTCGTGAAGATGTAACCTCTTTGGTGGAGAGTAGAAAAAAGGCTGAAGCGGCCGAAACAGCACAGGCGATGTTTTTGGCAAATATGAGTCATGAAATCAGAACACCGATGAACGGCATTTTGGGTTTTACGGAGCTGCTGAGTAAAACACGGCTGGATGCGACACAGGAAAAATATCTCAATGTTATCAGCAGTTCGACAAAAACACTGCTCAATATTGTCAATGATATCTTAGACTCTTCAAAAATAACCAACAATAAAATCTCACTTGAAAAGGTGCCGTTGAATCCTTTTGTGGAATTTGCAACAACCTATGAACTGCTCAAATCAGTAGCAGATGAAAAAGGCCTGCAATATACACTTGAAATTGACAATGCCATCTCTGCATGTGTGTACAGTGATGCTACCCGTCTGCGACAGGTCATGATAAATCTGCTCTCAAATGCCATTAAATTTACTCCAGAATGCGGCACTGTGAAGTTCAGTATATCTTTGGTCAGTGAAACTGAGACACAGCAAAGAGTCCATTTCAGTATCAAAGACAGCGGTATTGGCATTGCGCAGGATAAACTCGAAGAGATATTCAAGCCTTTTGCCCAGGCAGAAACATCGATAACAAGGAGATTCGGAGGAACAGGGCTGGGTTTAAGTATCAGTGCCGATCTGCTTCATGTATTTGGCAGTGAACTGCAGGTAGAGTCGGTTGAGGACAAAGGCAGCGAATTTTTCTTTTATTTGGATTTTGATCTGTGTAATGCAGAGGAAGAAACACTTCAAGAAGAGAATATATATGGAGAGTGTCAGGAAGAGGGGGTATGTGACAAGCTCTCTTTACATGTACTTGTTGCAGAAGATTATGAAATAAACAGAATGTTGATAGAATCGATCTTTAAAAAATATATAAATGTGACACTCGAATTTGCACATAACGGGAAAGAGGCTGTCGACAAAGTGGCACAAAACGAGTATGATTTGGTTTTTATGGATATAAATATGCCGGTGATGAATGGACTTGAAGCGACAAAACTTATACGCAAAGAACTGCAGTCTGATGTTGCCATTGTGGCACTGACGGCAAATGCCATCAAAGGAGACCGTGAAAAATTTCTTGCCTGCGGTATGAATGAGTACCTGAGCAAGCCGATAGACAGTGCGGAACTCGAAACAATTTTGTCAAAATACTCAAAAAAACAAAGAGATGCCATACAGGTAGATATAGAAAAAATCTTACTGCAGGTAAATAAAAAAGTAGGTGTCAGCAAAGAGGTCGGATTAAAACTTTTGAAATTGTTTTTAGAGAGTCTGCATGAGCTTGTACCTCTTCTTGAAGATGCCTTTGTCAAAGAAGACAACAAGAAAATATATGAGACGGCACACAAAATAAAAGGTGCGGCAGGGGCACTTTTTCTTGAGGAACTCTATACCCTTATGCAAGAGACAGAAAAGAGTGCATTGGAAGAAAATGCTTTGGAACACAAAAACAAAATCGAAGTGCTTTATGAATATATTGAAGCATTTGAAACAGGAGTTGCACAATATCATTAA
- a CDS encoding DpnI domain-containing protein, with protein sequence MSLNLCSSFADGYNSNSQKIRVLTENWVHKYIYCPSCGNNIDEYENNRPVADFYCSKCKEDYELKSKKDKIGKKIVDGAYTTMIERLQSDSNPNFFFLNYDKNSFDVTNFMVIPKHFFVPEIIERRKPLSSTARRAGWVGCNILLDTIPESGKIFYIRDGKEESKDKILEDWNKTSFLKRTKDFNAKGWLLDIINCIEKLQKQDFSLQDIYQFENYLKLKYPNNNNIRAKIRQQLQILRDNKYVKFESRGKYKLR encoded by the coding sequence ATGAGTTTAAATCTTTGTTCTTCTTTTGCAGATGGGTATAATAGTAATTCCCAAAAGATTCGTGTTTTAACAGAAAATTGGGTGCATAAATATATCTATTGTCCGAGTTGTGGCAATAATATAGATGAATATGAAAATAATAGACCTGTAGCCGATTTTTATTGTTCTAAGTGCAAGGAAGATTATGAGTTAAAAAGTAAAAAAGATAAAATAGGTAAAAAAATTGTTGATGGCGCATACACAACAATGATAGAAAGATTACAGAGTGATTCTAATCCAAATTTTTTCTTTTTAAATTATGATAAAAATAGTTTTGATGTGACTAACTTTATGGTTATTCCAAAACATTTTTTTGTACCTGAAATCATAGAAAGAAGAAAACCGTTATCTTCCACAGCAAGACGAGCCGGTTGGGTGGGTTGTAATATATTACTTGATACTATTCCTGAAAGTGGAAAAATATTTTATATTAGAGATGGAAAAGAGGAAAGTAAGGACAAAATATTAGAGGATTGGAATAAAACAAGTTTTTTGAAACGAACTAAAGATTTTAATGCAAAAGGTTGGTTACTTGACATTATAAATTGTATTGAGAAGCTTCAAAAACAAGATTTTTCTTTGCAGGATATATATCAATTTGAAAATTATTTGAAATTAAAATATCCAAATAATAATAATATTAGGGCCAAAATAAGACAACAGTTGCAAATTTTAAGAGATAATAAATATGTAAAATTTGAAAGTCGTGGAAAATACAAATTAAGGTAG